The nucleotide window TTTTAACAAAACCACCTAAGGAGAATACGATAAAGAAATTTTGGTCTGTGTGATAGAAAATTGTTATTGGAGGCGATTAATTTGAGCAATGTAATAGAAAAGGTAATAGGGCTTATAAAGGAAGAAGAATTGGTGTCTTTAACACAAGAACTTATAAGGATACCCAGTGTATATGACCCATTGGATGAAAATGCGAATGAAGAAAGGGTAGCCAAGCATTTATACGAAAAACTTAAACAAATGGGATTTGAAACTTACATTGAAGAGGTAGCACCGAAAAGGCCCAATGTAATAGCTGTTTTAAAGGGCGATATGCCGGGTAAGACGGTACTATTGGAAGGGCATACGGACGTAGTTATGCCTGGGGATGAAAGTAAATGGAAGTACAATCCTTTTGGAGGAGAAGTTTTTGATGGGAAAATATATGGAAGAGGGGCGTGCGATACTAAAGGTAATCTTGCTGCTTCAATAATTGCTGCTAAGGCGATAAAAGATTCAGGGATTTCTTTCCCCGGAAAGATAATCCTTTGCATCCCCGTTGATGAAGAGGGTATGATGACAGGCATAAAGGATTTTATTAGACGCGGCTGGGCAGACGACGTTAACGGTGCAATTATTTGTGAACCTGTGGATAACAACATATGTCTTGATATAAAAGGAGCAATGAGAATTTTGGTAAAGGTAAAAGGTAAAATGGCCCACGGTTGTATGCCCTATGCAGGTATAAATCCCAATATAGGTATGGCAAAAGTGATATTGAAGCTTAAAGAATTAGAAAAAAAGGAAAAAGAAAGATTGGGGTGCCATCAGTATTTAGGATATCCCAGTATCACTCCTACTGTAGTTATGTCACCTTCAAACGGAAAAGGGCAGTTGAATGTGGTTCCTGAAGACAGCCTAATTGCTTACGATTTACGGACTGTTCCCGGTCAAGTTGAAGAGGTGCTTATAGGGCAAATAGAAGAAATTTTTAACAAATTAAAAAAAGAAGTAGAAAATTTTGACTGCGAATACGAGGTCATAGAAAAAAGACCATGTGTAAGCACTGAAAGGAACAACCCAATAGTCAAAGCTGTAGAAAAGGCTTACACAAAAGTTACGGGAAGAGAGCCTTTTTACAATGGTGTACCGGGTGCTACCGATGGTACGTTCTTACGTGCGTGGAAGGGTATACCAGTTGTAGTAATAGGAGCTGGAGAAAGAGAAATACCACACCAGAGGGATGAGTACGTTAGTATAGAACAGTTAGTTGAGACAACAAAAATTTATGCGGCAAGTATATTAAATTTTTTATATGAAAAATTTTAAAAGGGGGATTTTAAGATGAATACTGTGGAGAAATATAAGGAATATGTAAACACAAGCATGGTAAAAGCAATAGAGCCTGTTGTAATTGAACGGGCAAAAGGGGCGATTATTTATTCAGAAGATGGAAAGGAATATATAGACTGTTTTTCCGGTATATCTGTTGTAAATGCCGGTCATTGCAATGAAGAAGTATTAAAAGCGGCAAAAGAGCAGATGGAAAAATTGGTCCATGCTTGTACCTATGTTTATTACATAAAACCCGTAGCTGATTTGGCGGAAAAATTAGCGCAAATTACTCCTGGAAGGCTAAAAAAGACCTTTTTTGCAAATAGTGGAGCGGAAGCAAACGAAGCTGCAATGCGAGCAGCAAAACAGTTCACAGGACGCTATGAATTTATAGCGCTTCAATGTTCTTTCCACGGAAGGTCCGTAGGGACTTTAAGCATTACCGGAAATATGGCCCGGAAAAAAGGCGGGGGTCCATACCTTTCCGGAACGGCATTTTCTCCTGCACCCTACTGCTATCGATGCTCTTTTGGGCTTTCTTATCCAAATTGCGAGCTGAGGTGTGCAAAATTTTTAGAAGATATAATAAGGTTCCATACCAGCGGAAACGTTGCGGCCTTTTTTGCAGAACCGGTGATGGGCGAAGGAGGTATAATCGTTCCTCCGCCGGAATATTTCAAAGTAGTTAAAGAAATATTGGATAGGTACGGAATCCTTTTTGTTGCGGATGAAGTACAGAGTGGCTTTGGAAGAACGGGCAAATTATTTGCTATCGAATATTACGATGTAGAACCCGATGAATTAACGATGGCAAAAGGCATAGCAGACGGGTTCCCATTGGGTGCTTTCATTGCAAGAGAGGAAGTGGCAAATTCTTTTAAACCCGGGGATCATTTGAGCACCTTCGGAGGTAATCCCGTATCCTGTGCTGCTGCAATTGCCAATATAGATTTTATTATAAAAAATGACATATGTTTTCAGGTAGTAGAAAAAGGAAAATGGTTTATGGAAAAACTTATTGAGCTAAAACAAGAGTTTAAAATAATCGGTGATGTCAGAGGCAAAGGGTTGATGATTGGATTGGAATTAGTTAAAGATGATAAAAAGACTCCTGCAGCGGAAGAAGCAGATATGCTTAGAAATCTTTGCAGGGAAAAAGGCATCCTTGTAGGATTAGGAGGCGTTAACGGCAATGTAATAAGGATACAGCCGCCTCTTATAATATCAAAGGACCAGTTGGATTATGCTTTTAATGTAATAAAAGAAAACATTTCAAAGATAGAAAAGGCAAACTAAAATTAATTTAAATATTTAAATTAAGGGAGGAGATTAAAATGGCCAAGGTGACAATACAAATGTTGCAAAGTATGAAAGAAAAAGGCGAAAAAATAACCATGACTACAGCGTACGACTACTCCACAGCATATTTTGTTGATAAAGCAGGAATTGAAGTGATATTAGTAGGTGATTCGCTTGCGATGACGGTGCTTGGACTTGATTCTACCGTCTCCGTAACTATGGAACAGATGATACACCATATTAAGCCGGTAGTTAGAGGAGCGCACGATGCGATGATAGTAGGTGACATGCCTTTTGGATCGTATAATCAATCACCTGAACAAGCGGTTTACAATGCAACTCGGTTAATGAAAGAAGGGGGGTGCGATGTAGTTAAGTTGGAAGGCGGGAAGGAGGTGGCGGATAAGGTAAAAGCCATTGTAGATGGCGGAATTCCCGTTATGGGTCATATTGGCCTTACACCACAAACTATTTCGAAATTAGGTGGATTTAAGGTTCAAGGGAAAACTGTGGATTCTGCTAAATCCTTATTGGAGGATGCTCTTGTACTTCAAGAAGCCGGAGCTTTTTCTTTGGTGATTGAATGTGTGCCCGAAGAATTAGGGAAGTTAATAACGGAAAAAGTGAAAATTCCTACGATAGGAATAGGAGCAGGTAAATATTGCGACGGTCAGGTACTGGTGTTTCATGACATGGTAGGACTCTTTGAAAAATTTCTACCCAAGTTTGTAAAAAGATATGCTAATTTAGGAGAAGAAGTTTTGAAGGCTCTGCAAGAATTTAAAAATGAGGTAAAAGAAGGAAAATTTCCGAGCGATGAGTTTGTTTTTAAAGGAGTATATGAAGAAGAACTTAAAAGACTTTACTGAGGAAGGTGTTATTGATTGGAAAAAGAAAATGAAAGCAAAATAAAATATGCTGAGACTTTTAAAGATCAACTTACTTTAAGGTCTATAATTTTAGGAGCTCTTGGCTCTGTCGTAATAACAGCAAGTTCCACCTATGTCGCTCTTCGAATGGGTGCTTTGCCATGGCCTACAATTTTTGTTGCTATACTGTCGTTAACCATTTTGAAAGCCATAGGTAAAACTAATATTAATGAGATAAATGTAACTCATACAGCTATGTCAGCGGGAGGACTTGTTGCTGGAGGATTAGCATTTACAATACCCGGAATATGGATGGTTAATCCGGATGCTAAAGTCAGTTTTTTCACATTGGTAGTTGTTACTTTATGTGGAACTGTTTTGGGGCTGATATTTACAGGGCTTATAAGGAAACACTTTATCGAAGGAGAAAAACTTCCCTTCCCAATGGGAATTGCTGCTTCGCAGACATTAATAGCCGGGGATGAGGGTGGCAAAAAAGGAAGGTATTTATTCTCTTCTCTCGGCTTTGCAGCTATTTTTACAGCTTTAAGGGATCAATTCGGAATCGTTCCTGCAGCATTGACTTCCCAATCGCTTTTTGCGAAAAATATATTTTTTGGTGCCTGGCTTTCTCCGATGGCTGCCGGGATAGGGTATATAATAGGGCCTCTCTATATGGGAACTTGGTTTTTGGGAGCTGTTTTAAGTTACTTTTTAATAATTCCGATGGGAGTATCTTTTGGCGTTTTTCCAAATGTAGATGCTGCTACTGCCTTTAAAAATAGCATGGGAATCGGCTTAATAGTAGGTTCCGGTATAGGTGTACTTATTAAAGGAGTTTTACCTAAGGCTAAGGAAATTTTTGCTCCTATGATCAAAGGCGAGGTCGAAAAAGGCGAAATAAATATGAGATGGGCACCTTTTGTTTTTGCTTTGGCAGCATTGATATTGACCTTTTTAACAGAAATGAGCCTTATATCGAGTATACTAACTATAATAGGTGTATGGGTAACCGTTGCAATGGCAGCTACCATTACAGGTCAAACGGGAATTAACCCGATGGAAATATTCGGTATACTTGTATTGCTTTTTATAAAGATTTTTGTAAAACTCGGTTTTATAGAATCTTTTTTAATTGCTGCTGTTGTTGCAGTTGCCTGCGGGCTTGCAGGTGATGCCTTGCAGGATTTCAAAGCAGGATATTTATTAAAGACTGAACCGAGGGCTCAGTTGATTTCGGAAGGTATAGGAGGGTTAATTGGAGCTTTTGTATCAGTAGTTGTGCTGTTTATAATGCATAATGCTTATGGTTCTATGGGTCCCGGAACCGAGCTAGTGGCACCTCAAGCATATGCAGTTTCCACGATGGTAAAGGGGCTCCCCAATCCTGCAGCATTTATAGCAGGGCTTATATTAGGTGCTATATTATATTTTATTAAGATTCCTGGTATGACAGTCGGTATAGGTATGTACCTTCCAATGGTTATATCGACCACTGCAGGGTTAGGAGGAATTGTAAGGTTTGTAATGGATAAAAAATATCCGAATTCTAACGAAAACGGGACATTAATTTCTTCAGGGTTTTTAGGAGGAGAAGGGGTTACGGGAGTTTTACTTGCTATTATCAAGGTTATGACCGCTGCGTGATAAATAAAAAAATAAAAAATAAAAAGGTGTCAAGGAGGATTATAGTTATTTTTAAACCTTGACACCTTTTTATTGAAACATTTAATATATTACATAAAAAAAAAAGACTAATAATAATAAGATAATTAAAAAATAATTAATAATTATTGATAAAAATTGATTGGTAATAAAAGTAAGGTGGAATACACAATACGAGGAAGGTGGTTTAATGAAAACAAGAGAAAATACCATATTAGAAGTGCCGGGTATAAAGGTAGGGCAAGTGAGTGATTTGGAAGCGCTGACGGGCTGTACGGTTATATTATGTGAAAGAGGAGCCGTTTGTGGAGTTGATGTAAGAGGAGGAGCGCCGGGAAGCAGGGAAACCGATCTTTTAAGGCCTGAAAACCTCGTGGATAAAGTCCATGCGGTGTTCCTGGCGGGCGGAAGTGCTTTCGGCCTGGATGGTGCATCGGGAGTAATGGAGTATTTAGAGGAAAAGGGTCTCGGATTTGATGTGGGGGTGACTCATGTACCCATTGTGCCTGCATCCGTCTTGTTTGACCTTACGGTTGGAAATTATAAAGTAAGGCCTGATAAGGGGATGGGGTATAAGGCCTGTGAAAAAGCTACCGATGAATATGTTGAGCAGGGGAATGTAGGAGCGGGGACAGGGGCAACGGTAGGGAAAATACTTGGAATGAAAAACTGCATGAAAAGCGGACTTGGCACTTATGCAAAAAAGGTAGGGAATCTGGTGGTAGGGGCAATAGTTGCCGTAAATGCCTTAGGAGATGTTGTTGACCCCGGAAACGGAGAGATACTCGCCGGTGCATTAAAAGATGATTTAAAGGAGTTTGCGGATACATTAAAAATAATGGAAAAACTTGATATACAAGAGGAAGGCAAAAACGTGTTTATAGGAAATACTACCATAGGTGTTGTGGCAACAAATGCTAGGCTGACAAAAGCTGAAGCAAAAAAGGTTGCATCTATGGCTCATAACGGTTTGGCTAAAACTATAAGGCCCTGCCATACCATGTATGATGGGGATACCATATATGCCCTTTCTACTGCTGATTTGAAGGCAGATATAAACCTTGTTGGAAGCTTAGCTTGTGAGGTAATGGCTCAAGCTGTGATAAACGCAGTTATAAACGCAAGAGGAATAGGGGGCTTAAAGTCTTATAATGACATAAAAATGGGATGAGGTGAGGTGACTAAAAATGAAAATTGCCGTGTTGGGAGCGGGAGCAATGGGTTGCCTATTTGGCGGGTTATTAGCACAGGGAGAGAATGATGTATGGCTATTGGATGTATGGGAAGAAAATGTGAAGGTTATAAATGAAAAAGGGCTTTTCATAGAAGGAATTAAAGGTGAAAAAAAGATTACAAATATTAAAGCGACCACTTCTTCAAAAGATATTGGGGAGGTAGATTTGGTAATCGTTTTTGTAAAGTCTACACAGACGGAGGAAGCAATAAAAAACTCTATTTCTTTGATCGGGGAAAAGACGGTTGTTATTACCCTGCAGAACGGACTGGGGAATGTAGAAAAATTGCAAAAAGTGGTAGGAGAAAAAAGGGTAATAAGCAGGAGTAACATCCCAGGGGTCTACAATGATAGGGCCTGGACATATAAAGCATGCAGGGGAAGGAGATACTTTAATAGGCGAAATTGACGGGAGAATTACGGAAAGGCTTAAAACTATAGAAGAACTTTTCAATAAAGTGGGAATAAAATGCAGTATAAAGGATGATATAATGAGTATTATATGGAGCAAATTATTAATTAACGTCGGAATAAATGCTATTACTGCAATAACCGGAGTAAAAAACGGAGAAATAATTAACCATCCTGCTTCTGAGGAAATAATGAAGATGGCTGTTTATGAAGCTGTAGAAGTAGCAAAAGCCAAAGGTATAAAAATTGTTTACGTAGATCCAGTAGAAAAGGTAAAGGAGGTTTGCAAACTCACAAAAGAAAATATATCTTCAATGCTTCAAGATATTATTAAAAAAAGAAAGACGGAAATCGAGGTAATTAATGGGGCAGTTGTGAAAGAAGGGGAAATTTTAGGTATTCCTACTCCTGTAAATAGAGTGCTTACAAACCTTGTTTTGACAATCGAAGAGACTTATGACAATAGGGTTTTATTATAAGGAGGTAAAATTTATGTTATATGGATGTTGGGGCAAAGTAATTGAAGTTGACTTAAGTGAAAAGGTAATAAATGTGAAAGAAATACCGCAATATCTTTGGGTTGAGCATCTTGGCGGGTCGGGGTTAGCAGCAAGGCTGATGTATGAGGAAAAAGTTTATAATGCTGACCCTTTGGATAGCAATAATGTACTTATTTTTATAACAGGTATGCTCACGGGTACACCTGTACCTACCAGCTGTAAATTGAGCGTTTGTGCAAAATCTCCCCTTACTGGATACTGGGGAGAGTCTACAGTGGGAGGGTACTTCGGAGCAGAGTTGAAAAAGGCGGGTTATGATGGGATAATACTTAGAGGAAAATCTCAAAGCCCTGTTTACATCGTGATAGAAGACGAAAATATCGAAATTAAAGATGGCTGTTATTTATGGGGGGCTGATACATACAGGACAACAGAAATAATAAGGGAAAAAGAAGGGAAAAAATTTCAAGTAGCAGCCATTGGACCCGCTGGAGAAAAGATGGTATTAATATCTTCTATTATGGTTGGTGGAGTGGAAGCCAGGGCTGCAGGAAGGATAGGAATCGGAGCGGTAATGGGTTCGAAAAATATAAAAGCTATTGCTGTAAAAGGAACGAAAAAGCCAAATGTGGCTGATAAAGAAAAATTAATGAAAAATATGACTGCAGTTATAGAGACTATTAAAAATAATACAAAAATGCTGGGTCAATTTGGAACGGCGGGAGGAGTTCAAGCGGTGGAAGCGTTTGGAGACCTCCCAATAAAG belongs to Thermovenabulum gondwanense and includes:
- a CDS encoding OPT/YSL family transporter, whose translation is MEKENESKIKYAETFKDQLTLRSIILGALGSVVITASSTYVALRMGALPWPTIFVAILSLTILKAIGKTNINEINVTHTAMSAGGLVAGGLAFTIPGIWMVNPDAKVSFFTLVVVTLCGTVLGLIFTGLIRKHFIEGEKLPFPMGIAASQTLIAGDEGGKKGRYLFSSLGFAAIFTALRDQFGIVPAALTSQSLFAKNIFFGAWLSPMAAGIGYIIGPLYMGTWFLGAVLSYFLIIPMGVSFGVFPNVDAATAFKNSMGIGLIVGSGIGVLIKGVLPKAKEIFAPMIKGEVEKGEINMRWAPFVFALAALILTFLTEMSLISSILTIIGVWVTVAMAATITGQTGINPMEIFGILVLLFIKIFVKLGFIESFLIAAVVAVACGLAGDALQDFKAGYLLKTEPRAQLISEGIGGLIGAFVSVVVLFIMHNAYGSMGPGTELVAPQAYAVSTMVKGLPNPAAFIAGLILGAILYFIKIPGMTVGIGMYLPMVISTTAGLGGIVRFVMDKKYPNSNENGTLISSGFLGGEGVTGVLLAIIKVMTAA
- the panB gene encoding 3-methyl-2-oxobutanoate hydroxymethyltransferase, producing the protein MAKVTIQMLQSMKEKGEKITMTTAYDYSTAYFVDKAGIEVILVGDSLAMTVLGLDSTVSVTMEQMIHHIKPVVRGAHDAMIVGDMPFGSYNQSPEQAVYNATRLMKEGGCDVVKLEGGKEVADKVKAIVDGGIPVMGHIGLTPQTISKLGGFKVQGKTVDSAKSLLEDALVLQEAGAFSLVIECVPEELGKLITEKVKIPTIGIGAGKYCDGQVLVFHDMVGLFEKFLPKFVKRYANLGEEVLKALQEFKNEVKEGKFPSDEFVFKGVYEEELKRLY
- a CDS encoding ketopantoate reductase family protein, encoding MIGPGHIKHAGEGDTLIGEIDGRITERLKTIEELFNKVGIKCSIKDDIMSIIWSKLLINVGINAITAITGVKNGEIINHPASEEIMKMAVYEAVEVAKAKGIKIVYVDPVEKVKEVCKLTKENISSMLQDIIKKRKTEIEVINGAVVKEGEILGIPTPVNRVLTNLVLTIEETYDNRVLL
- a CDS encoding M20 family metallopeptidase — its product is MSNVIEKVIGLIKEEELVSLTQELIRIPSVYDPLDENANEERVAKHLYEKLKQMGFETYIEEVAPKRPNVIAVLKGDMPGKTVLLEGHTDVVMPGDESKWKYNPFGGEVFDGKIYGRGACDTKGNLAASIIAAKAIKDSGISFPGKIILCIPVDEEGMMTGIKDFIRRGWADDVNGAIICEPVDNNICLDIKGAMRILVKVKGKMAHGCMPYAGINPNIGMAKVILKLKELEKKEKERLGCHQYLGYPSITPTVVMSPSNGKGQLNVVPEDSLIAYDLRTVPGQVEEVLIGQIEEIFNKLKKEVENFDCEYEVIEKRPCVSTERNNPIVKAVEKAYTKVTGREPFYNGVPGATDGTFLRAWKGIPVVVIGAGEREIPHQRDEYVSIEQLVETTKIYAASILNFLYEKF
- a CDS encoding ketopantoate reductase family protein, with amino-acid sequence MKIAVLGAGAMGCLFGGLLAQGENDVWLLDVWEENVKVINEKGLFIEGIKGEKKITNIKATTSSKDIGEVDLVIVFVKSTQTEEAIKNSISLIGEKTVVITLQNGLGNVEKLQKVVGEKRVISRSNIPGVYNDRAWTYKACRGRRYFNRRN
- a CDS encoding aspartate aminotransferase family protein; translation: MNTVEKYKEYVNTSMVKAIEPVVIERAKGAIIYSEDGKEYIDCFSGISVVNAGHCNEEVLKAAKEQMEKLVHACTYVYYIKPVADLAEKLAQITPGRLKKTFFANSGAEANEAAMRAAKQFTGRYEFIALQCSFHGRSVGTLSITGNMARKKGGGPYLSGTAFSPAPYCYRCSFGLSYPNCELRCAKFLEDIIRFHTSGNVAAFFAEPVMGEGGIIVPPPEYFKVVKEILDRYGILFVADEVQSGFGRTGKLFAIEYYDVEPDELTMAKGIADGFPLGAFIAREEVANSFKPGDHLSTFGGNPVSCAAAIANIDFIIKNDICFQVVEKGKWFMEKLIELKQEFKIIGDVRGKGLMIGLELVKDDKKTPAAEEADMLRNLCREKGILVGLGGVNGNVIRIQPPLIISKDQLDYAFNVIKENISKIEKAN
- a CDS encoding P1 family peptidase, which gives rise to MKTRENTILEVPGIKVGQVSDLEALTGCTVILCERGAVCGVDVRGGAPGSRETDLLRPENLVDKVHAVFLAGGSAFGLDGASGVMEYLEEKGLGFDVGVTHVPIVPASVLFDLTVGNYKVRPDKGMGYKACEKATDEYVEQGNVGAGTGATVGKILGMKNCMKSGLGTYAKKVGNLVVGAIVAVNALGDVVDPGNGEILAGALKDDLKEFADTLKIMEKLDIQEEGKNVFIGNTTIGVVATNARLTKAEAKKVASMAHNGLAKTIRPCHTMYDGDTIYALSTADLKADINLVGSLACEVMAQAVINAVINARGIGGLKSYNDIKMG